The window TTCCTCACGTCGCTGATCACCAACACCACCAACGTCGTCACGACGTTCGTCGCGATCGCTCTCATCGACCGCATCGGGCGCCGGCCGCTGCTGCTGATCGGCTCGTCCGGGATGATCGTGACTCTGGCCGTCCTCACCGTGGTGTTCGGCACCGCGCCGCAGTCCGGCGGCGACCCGGTCCTGTCCGGCGCGACGTCCGGCCTCGCGGTCGTCGCGTTCAACCTGTACGTCGTGTTCTTCGGTATGTCGTGGGGCCCGGTCGTCTGGGTCCTGCTCGGCGAGATGTTCCCCAACCGCATCCGCGCGCTCGCCCTGGCCATCGCCGCGGCAGCGCAGTGGCTGGCCAACTTCATCGTCTCGGTGACGTTCCCGCCGCTGGCCGGCTACAGCCTGGCCGTGGCATACGGCATCTTCACCGTGTTCGCTATCGCGTCGCTGTTGTTCGTCCGCGCCAAGGTCACCGAGACCCGCGGCCGGGAATTGGAGGCCATGGTCGCCTGACGGGCAGACTGGCCACGCGCCGGACGGCCCCGGCGTTACGCCGTACCGCCCAGGAGGCTGCTTCGTGAGTGCACCGATCGACGTACCCGAGGTCGGTGTGGACGACCTCGCCCAGGCGCTGGCAGCCGGCTCGGCCCACGTCATCGACGTTCGTGAGCCGGCCGAGTTCGCGACCGGCCGGGTCCCCGGCGCGGTGCTGATGCCGCTGCACACCGTGCCGGCCCGGCTCGCGGAGATCCCGACCGACAGCGACGTCTACGTCGTGTGCGAGGTCGGCGGGCGGTCCTGGCAGGCCGCGGCGTACCTCGTGCAACGGGGCGTCCGCGCGACGAACGTGGCGGGTGGGACCGCGCAGTGGCGGGCCCGCGGCCTGCCGCTGGAGGCGTAGTCGCCGTACCGCATGCGTCAGATCGGCCGAGGTTCTTGCATTCCTGCCAGTTTTTGTGTTGAATGGAGCGGACCCTCGGCTGGTCTCACATCGTGGGATGCGTTGGACACCGGCGTCGATCCGAGGCACCCTGCCTGCATGTCGTCCTCCGGCCTCGTACTCGTGGCGCGCCGCCACGTGGACTTCGGCCGGACGGCGAGCAGTGCCTGTCGGCTTTCCTGACCGCCCCGTCCGTCCCCGGACGCCGCTGCGTGGTCTGCCGCCGACGGTGACGCCTCACGTCCCGCCCGCGCCGGAGCCTGACGTCGTGCGTCCCTGATCGTCGAGGAGTAGCGCTCCCGTGGCGCCCGACAGCACGACCGCTCCCCCAGCCCCCGCCGCTGCCCCCGCTCGCCGTGGCGCGGCCCGTCCGGGCCGCCCCCGTGGCGAAGGCCAGTGGGCCCTGGGATACACCGAGCCGCTCAATGCCAACGAGCGGTTCAAGAAGGACGACAACGGGCTGAACGTCCGCGACCGGATCGAGAACCGCTACGCGTACACCGGTTTCAGTTCGATCGACCCGTCCGATCTGCGGGGCCGGATGCGCTGGTGGGGGCTGTACACGCAGCGCCGTCCCGGCATCGCCGGTGGCAAGACGGCGATCCTCGAGCCCGAGGAACTCGACGACGAGTTCTTCATGCTGCGGATCCGCACCGACGGCGGGGTGCTCAGCAGCGCCCAGCTGCGGGCCATCGCCGACGTGTCGACGACGTTCGCCCGCGACACCGCCGACATCACCGACCGGCAGAACATCCAGCTGCACTGGATCCGCATCGAGGACGTCCCGGAGGTGTGGCGACGGCTGGAGGCGGTCGGCCTCACCACCGCCGAAGCCTGCGGCGACACCCCCCGCGTCGTGCTCGGCTCCCCGGTGGCCGGTGTCGCGGCGGACGAGATCATCGACGGGACGCCGGCGATCGAGGAGATCACCCGCCGGTACATCGGCGATCCGGAGCTGTCGAACCTGCCGCGGAAGTTCAAGACCACGGTGTCCGGCTCGCCGCAGTGGGATGCCGCCCCCGAGATCAACGACATCTCCTTCGTCGGGGTGGTCCATCCCGAGCACGGGCCCGGCTTCGACCTGTGGGTCGGTGGCGGGCTGTCGACCAACCCGAAGCTCGCCGTACGGCTGGGAGCCTGGGTCCCGCTGGCCGAGGTTCCCGAGGTCTGGGTCGCCGTCGTCCGGCTCTTCCGCGACTACGGCTACCGCCGGCTGCGGACCCGGGCCCGGCTGAAGTTCCTCGTCGCCGACTGGGGCGCCGAGCGATTCCGGCAGGTGCTGCAGGACGAGTACCTGCGGCGGCCGCTGCTCGACGGGCCGGCCCCGGTGCCCCCGCCGCTAGGCGAACGCGACCACGTCGGGGTCCACGAGCAGCGGGACGGGCGCTACTACATCGGCGCCGCGCCGATGGTCGGGCGCGTGTCGGGCACGTTGTTGGAGAAGCTCGCCGACCTGGCCGACGAGTACGCCGGTTCCCGGTTGCGGCTGACCGCGCAGCAGAAGCTCGTGCTGCTCGACGTGGCCGGCGACCGGGTGGAGAGCCTGGTCACCGCGCTGGAGACGCTCGGCCTGCAGGTGCGGCCCAGCCGGTTCCGCCGCTCGACGATGGCCTGCACCGGCATCGAGTACTGCAAGCTCGCCATCGTCGAGACCAAGGGCCGGGCGGCGACGCTGGTCGCCGAACTGGAGGAACGACTGCCGGCGTTCGACCAGCCGCTGGCGATCCACGTCAACGGCTGCCCGAACTCCTGCGCCCGGTTTCAGGTCGCCGACATCGGCCTGAAGGGTTCGCTGGTCACCGACGACTCCGGCGAGCAGGTCGAGGGCTTCCAGGTCCACCTCGGCGGCGCGCTCGGCATGGAGGCCGGCTTCGGCAAGTCGCTGCGCGGCCTGAAGGTGACCGCGGCGGCGCTGCCGGAGTACGTCGAACGACTGGTGCGCCGCTACGACGACCAGCGCGAGGACGGCGAGTCGTTCGCGCACTGGACGACGCGGGCCGACGAAGGAGACCTGCGGTGAGCAGAGGTGACGAGCGCACGGTTCCCTACCACTGCCCCTATTGCGGCGACGACGACCTGCGGCCGCACGGCGACGAGCACGGCACCTGGGAGTGCCGCTCGTGCGCCCGCGCGTTCGGCGTCCGATTCCTCGGCCTGGTGGCCCGCGCCACCACCGCTACTACCCCGGAGGTGCTGTCGTGACCGCGCTCGCCGAACCCGTGACCATCGAGCGGCTGAACGTCGACCACCCGTCGACGTTGCCCACCGACCTGTTGCGGGGCCTGGCCGAGACCGGATCCCGGGCCGTACGCGCCACGGCGCTGGAGAACGGCGACGACCCGGTCGTCGTGGCCACCGCCGCGCTGCAGTGGGCCCGCCGGGTGTTGGGCGAGCGCCTCGTGGTCGCCTCCAGCATGGGCGACGAGGTCCTGGTGCACCTGGCCAGCGAGGCGGTGCCCGGGGTGGACGTCGTGTTCCTGGACACCGGCTATCACTTCGCCGAGACGCTCGGCACCCGCGATGCCTACGCGGCGACCCGGCCGCTGAACCTGCTCACGATCAGCCCGCTGCGCACGGTGGCCGAGCAGGACGCCGAGCACGGCAAGGACCTGTGGGCGCGCAATCCCGACCTGTGCTGCGCCCTGCGCAAGGTCGAGCCGCTGGAGCGGGCGCTGGCGCCCTACGACGGCTGGGTGACCGGGATGCGCCGAGAGGACGCACCGACCCGGGCGGACATCGACGTCATCAGCTGGGATGCCAAGCGGGGCATGATCAAGGTCAATCCCCTGGCCGGTTGGACGCAGCAGGACGTCGACGCCTACGCCGAGGCCAACGGGGTGCTGCTCAACCCGTTGCGCGAGCTCGGCTATGCCTCGATCGGCTGCGCGCCCTGCACCCGGGCGGTGGCCCCCGGTGAAGATCCACGGGCGGGCCGGTGGGCCGGCAAGGGCAAGGTGGAGTGCGGCCTGCACGTGTGAGGTCCGGCGTGCGAAGGTGGCGCGCGTGAGCACGTCGCACGGGCCGCCGGCGTACCCGATCCTGCTGAACCTGCGCGGCCGCCGGGTGCTCGTGGTGGGTGGCGGTCCGGTCGCCGCGCGGCGCGCCGGCTCGCTGGCCCGGGCCGGTGCCCGGGTCGAGGTGGTCGCCCCGGCCGGCTGCGAGGCGCTGCTCGACCTCGTCACGACCGGCGACGTCGGCTGGCAGCGGCGGCGGTACCGACCCGACGACCTGGCCGGCGCCTGGCTGGTGCAGACCGCGACCGGAGATCCGCAGGTCGACGCGGCTGTGCTGGCCGACGCCGAGACGGCCGGCGTCTGGGCGGTCGACGCCGGCGACGCGGGTCGTTCCGCGGCGTGGGTGCCGGCGGTGGCGTACGGCGAGGGCGGTGTCCTCGTCGCGGTCGGCGGTGGCCGTGATCCCGGTCGAGCCCGTGCGCTTCGCGACGCCGTACAGCACCAGCTCGACGCCGGTGAGCTGCCGGTACGCCGGGTACGCCGGCGTCCCGGGACGGGTCGGGTGTACCTGGTCGGCGGCGGCCCCGGCGATCCGGACCTGCTCACGGTGCGGGCTCGCCGGCTGCTCGCGGCCGCCGACGTCGTGGTTACCGACCGCCTCGCGCCGCAGGCCATTTCGGCGCTGCTCACCGCCGGCGCCGAGGTGGTCGACGTCGGCAAGGCCCCCGACCGCCATCCGATGCCCCAGCAGGAGATCAACGCCCTGCTGGTCGCGCGGGCGCGCGACGGGGACCTCGTCGTGCGGCTGAAGGGGGGCGATCCGTTCGTGCTGGGCCGCGGCGGCGAGGAGGCATGGGCGTGCGCCGCGGCCGGCGTGCCGGTGGAGGTCGTCCCCGGCGTGACCAGCGCGGTCGCCGTCCCGGCCGCCGCCGGTATCCCGGTGACGCACCGCGGCATCACCACGTCGTTCCTCGTCGCCTCCGCGCACGAGGGCGTCTCTGGGTTGCTGGAGCAGGTCACCGCCGCGGCCGCCGAGACGACGCTGGTGCTGCTCATGGGAGTACGCCGGCTGCCGGAGGTCGCCCGCGGCCTGCTCGCCCAGGGACGCCCGCCGCAGACGCCGGCCGCCGTGGTCTCGCACGGCTGGACGCCGCAGCAGCGCACGGTGGTGGGCACGCTCGGCGACATCGCGACGCTGGCGGCCGACGCCGGGCTGGGCTCCCCGTCGGTGGTCGTCGTCGGCGACGTCGTGGCGCTGCGAGCACAGTGGGGCGACCTGGGCACGCCCTCACCGGCCGCCGGCCACAACCCGGCGGTGGCCGCCGACGCCCCCAGCCCGAGGTGAACGCCGCGGACCGTTCGGCTACGCCCGGCCCGCGGCCGCAACCACCGGCCTGGGTCCTGCTCGCCCACGGCAGCGAGGACCCGCGGCATGCCCGCGAGATCGAGTGGCTGGCGGCGGGTATGGCGGGCCGGCGGCCGGACCGGGCCGTCGCGGTGGCCTACCTCGACCACCAACCGCCCGATCTGGCCACCGCGATCGGCGCGCTGCCGACCCGATCCGTCGTCGTGGTCCCCGCCCTGCTCAGCGAAGCGTTCCACGCCCTGGTCGACGTACCGGCCGCGGTCGACGCGGCGGTGGCGGGCGGGGCGACAGTGGCGTTGGCCGCTGCGTTCGGCGCCGATCCAGCGGTGCTCGCCGCGCTCGACGAGCTGGCCGGTGAGCGGCAGGACGGCGACGGGCTGCTCGCCGTGGCGGCCGGGACCTCGGACGCCGCCGCCCGCACCGAGCTGGCCGGCCTGGTCGACGCCTGGGGCCGGCGGCGGCAGCAGGCCACGGCCGTCGCCTTCGCCGCCGGTGCCGGGCCGACCGTCGCCGACGGCATCGCCGCCCTGCGCGGCCGGGGGGCGGCCACGGTGACCGCCGTCCCGCTGGTCCTGGCTCCCGGCCGGCTGCTCGACCGGGCGTTGGCCCAGGCGGCCGCGCTCGGTGCGCCGGCCCGCCCCGGCGGCCTGGCGCGGACCGGGGCGCTCGCGGACCTGGCGGTCCGCCGGGCGGAGCAGGCCGAGAAGCCGGGATAGCCTCGTCGCCGTGACATCGTCGGCCGGCTACTCCGGTACGCCGCTACCGGCGAAGCTCGGGATCCGTCCCGGCAGCCGGGTGCTGCTCGACGGGGCACCCCCGCAGCTGGCCGCCGACCTGCTCGTTCCGCTGCCTGACGCCGTGACGATCCACCGCCGCGCCGGGCGGTCGCCGTACGACGTCGTGGTCGCCTTCCGCCGCACCCGGGCGGACCTGGTGCGCGGGCTCACCGCGGACGTGAAGCGGATCACGACCAGCGGCGCGGTGTGGGTCGCCTGGCCCAAACGCGCCAGCGGCGTGGCCACCGACCTCACCGAGGACGTGATCCGCGACGTCGCGCTGCCGCTCGGCGTGGTCGACGTCAAGGTCTGCGCCATCGACGCCACGTGGAGTGGACTGAAACTGGTCTGGCGCAAGGAGAACCGTCCGGCATGACGCTGCGAACCCGAACCGCCCCGCTGCTTTTGGCCGGGGTGCTGCTGACGGCTCCGGCCGGCGTGGCCATGGCTGCCCCGGCTTCGTCGACCGCGCCGACCGCCGCGGCCACCGGAAGTTCGACTCCAGCCGCGCCGGCCGCCGTCCTCACCGTCGGCCTCGTCGACGACGTGACGACGCTCAACCCGTTCAGCACCGATGCCACCAGCCTCGCCGACGAGGTCGTCGGCCTCAGCTACGAACGCCTCACCACGTTGTCCGCCAACGACTTCGCCGTCAGCCCGGGCCTGGCGCAGTCCTGGTCGCAGTCGCTGGACGGCCGGCAGTGGACGTTCACCCTGCGCGAGGCCCGGTGGAGTGACGGGACGACGGTCACCGCTGCGGACGCGAAGGCCACCATCGACCGCATCGTCGCCGGCGAGCTGGAGCAGCAGCGGTACGGCGCGGACGTGCAGGACATCGACTCGGTCAGCGCGCCCGACGCCCGCACGCTGGTGATCACCGTCAAGCAGCCGACCCGGGTGCCGGAGCACCTGACGTTCCCGATCCTGCCGGCCCACGTCTGGGACCCGATCGGCGACGACCGGCTCGCCGACTTCACCAACCTGCCGACCGCCGGCTCCCCGGTGGTGGGGTCCGGGCCGTTCCTGGCGACCGAGGTCCGGCCGGGCGAATGGGTACGGCTGACCCGTAACCCGCAGTGGACCGCTCCGGCGCCCCACCTCAGTGAGGTGATCTTCCGGACCTATCCGTCGCCGGACGCCGTGGCCGACGCCCTCGGTCGCGGCGAGATCGACGTGGCGGAAGACCTCACGCCCGCGCTGCTGGCCTCGCTGGCCGGCAAGCCGGGGGTCACCGCCGTCGCCGGGGTCGGCACCGGGTTCACCGACCTCGCCCTCAACACCGGGGCCGCCCGTACCGACGGCACCCCGATCGGCGACGGCAATCCCGCGCTGCGCGACCAGCGGGTACGCGCGGCGGTCTCCAAGGCGGTCGACCGAGCCGCGCTGGTGCAGACCGTCCTGGGCGGCCGTGGCGCTCCCGGCACGTCGGTCATCCCGCCGGCGTACGCCACCTGGCATTGGGATCCGGGGCCCAGCGCCAATCCGGCCGCTGACACCGCGGGCGCCGCGGCCCTCCTCGACGCCGCCGGATACCGACTCGGCGGCGACGGGCGGCGTGCGGGCCCGGACGGCACCCGGCTGACGCTGCGGCTGTTCGCGCGCCAGGAAGCGCCCGACTCGCAACAGGTCGCCGACCTGGTCCGCTCACAGCTCGACGCCGTCGGCATCGGTGTGGACGTGACCACCATGCCGGCCGACGAGCTGGCCACGGCGACGGCGGAGGGGAAGTTCGACCTCGTGGAGTACGGCTGGGACGTCGGGCCCGACCCGACCGAACAGCTGGCGGCCTTCACCTGCGCCGAACGCTCCCACGACGACAACGGCACGCTCGTGGCGGGCCTGTCGGACTCGTTCTACTGCGACCCGACGTACGACGAGATCTTCGACCAGCAGTCCGCCGAGACCGATCCCGGCCGCCGGGCGACCCTCGTGGCGACGCTGCAGCGGATGCTGTACGACGCTGCGCCGTACGTCGTCACCGCCTACCCGGACACCCTGGAGGCGTACCGGTCCGACCGGGTGGGCGGTTTCGTCGCCCAGCCGGCCGGCAAGGGACGGCTGCTGTTCCAGCAGGGCTCGGTGGCGTCGTACCTCGCGGTCACGCCCGTCGCCGGAGCCCCGGCCGCGCCGGCACCACAGCCGGCCGGCGACGCAGGGGGGCCGGCCGGCTCGGGCACCAACTGGGCCCTGATCGCCGCGGCGGTGGCCGTCGCGATCCTGCTGGTCGTGGCGGCCGTCTGGTGGACCCGCCGGGACACCGGGATGCACGCGCGGCACTGACCGAACAGCGGCACTGACCGAACGGCGGCACTGACCGAACGGCGGCACTGACCGATGGCTTGCCGGGGTCAGGCTTCGTGGGTGCCGTCGTGGCTTCCGGCCGTCACCCGGCGCTCCGGTTCGTAGGCCAGGCGGTAGCCGCGCTTGACCACGGTCTGCAGCAGCCGCGCCTCGCCGAGCGCCTGGCGGAGCCGGGCGATCGCCACCTCGACGGCGTGATCGTCGGCGTCCTCACCGCCGGGCAGGGCCGTGCGCAGCACGGTGCGCGGCAGCACGACGCCGGGACGGGCGGCCAGTGCGCGCAGGATCGCCATCGGGGCCGGCGGCAGCGTCCGCAGGTCGTCGTCGACCACCACGGCGTGGCCGCGGATCTGTAACCAGTGCCCGGCCACCGGCAGCCGGGGGCTGCGACGAGGCAGCGCGGCCACGACCTCGCGCGCCAGCGCCCCCAGCCGGGAGCGCTCCGGCACCACCGACTCGATGCCCGCGGACTCCAACGCCCCGGCGGTGATCGGGCCGACGCTGGCGACCAAGACGTCGTCGCGCAGCGCGGTGACGACCTCGTCGTACAGGCCCAGCCGGGACGCGGTCGCCAGCAGGCTCGCCGCGGCCGGGGCGCTGGTGAAGGTCACCGCGTCGAGCTGACGGGTGGCGATCTGTTCGACCAGCCGGTGCAACGGCCCGGGATCCACCGGCGGCAACCACCGGTAGACCGGGACCTCGACCACCCGCGCACCGGCCATCCGCAAGGTCTCGGTGACGCCGGGCAGCGGCTCGCCGTGCTCCTGCACCACGATGCGGACGCCGTCGAGGTCCTCGGTGAGCAGGTGTTCGAGCACCTCCGAGGACGACTCGGACTCCGGCGACCATTCCTCCCGCAGCCCCGCTGCCCGCAGCGCCCCCCGCGCTTTCGGACCCCGGGCCAGCAACCGCACCCGGCCAAGCCGGTCCAGCAGATCCTCGGCCAGCCCCCAGCCCTCCGCAGCCTCCAGCCAGCCCCGCATCCCGATCCCGGTCGTGGCGATCACGATGTCGGGCGGCGCGCTGACGCACTGCCGGGTCGCGGCCAGCAGTTCCGCGTCGTCGGCCAACGGCACGATCCGGATCGATGGGCCGTACACCACCCGGGCACCCCGTCGCTCCAGCAGCGACCCGAGTTCCTCACGGCGCCGCGCCGCGGTGATGCCGACGGTGTATCCGGCGAGCGGGGCGACCGTAGGCGCCGCCGGGACGGACGATGCCAGGTCGGTCACCGGACCCCGAGGTGGACGACATCGTCGACGACTCTCACGGGGTATGACGGTACGGCGACTTCCGGGTCGTCGAGACACTGTCCGGTGGACAGGTCGAACGCCTGCTTGTACATCGGGGAGAACACCACGTCGGCATCCCCACGAGTGCCCACGATGCCGCGGCTCAGCACGTTGGCGCCGCTGAACGGGTCCCGGTTGCCGATCGCCGCGACGGTGCCGGCGGCGAGCCGGAAGATCGCGACCTGAGTCCCGTCCAGCAGCGCGGCGACCCCCCGTTCCGGTTGCAGCGCAGCCAGGTCGCAGACCGGAACCCAGCGCGCCACCTCAGCCGGGTCGAGCGCCGGCGCGGCGGTCACGGCGCACCCACCGGAAGCACCGGGCCGGCCAGCAGCACCTGGCGCTCCTCGGGCCGTGCCGGCCGGGGTTGATCTCGTTCGACCACGAAGACGACGTCGGGATCCGGTATCTGTGGTGCGTTGACGAAGCCGACGAAGCGGGACAGCTTGTCCGGATCCTCCAAGGTGGCGCGCCACTCGTCGCGGTAGCTGCCGACGTGACGCGCCATCGCCGCGTCGAGCTCGTCGCAGACGCCGAGGCGGTCCTCGACGATGACGTCGCGCAGATGCTCCAGGCCGCCGTCGAGCGACTCCAGCCAGGCCGCGGTGCGCTGCAGCCGGTCCGCGGTCCGCACGTAGTACATGAGGAAGCGGTCGACGTACCGCACGAGCGTCTCGGTATCCAGGTCGGACGCGAACAGCTGGGCGTGCCGCGGGGTGAACCCGCCGTTGCCGCCGACGTACAGGTTCCAGCCGTTCTCCGTCGCGATGATCCCGACGTCCTTGCTGCGGGCCTCCGCGCATTCGCGGGCACACCCGGAGACGCCGGCCTTCACCTTGTGCGGCGCGCGCAGCCCGCGGTAGCGCAGCTCGAGTTCCACCGCGAGACCGACGGAGTCCTGGACGCCGTAGCGGCACCAGGTCGAGCCCACGCAGGACTTCACGGTCCGCAGCGCCTTGCCGTAGGCGTGACCGGACTCGAAGCCGGCGTCGACCAGCCGGCGCCACACCGCCGGCAGCTGCTCGAGCCGGACGCCGAGCAGGTCGATGCGCTGCCCACCGGTGATCTTCGTGTAGAGCCCGAAGTCCCGTGCCACCTCGCCGATGACGATGAGCCGTTCCGGGGTGATCTCGCCGCCGGGAATCCGCGGCACCACCGAGTACGTGCCGTCCCGCTGCAGGTTCGCCATGACGTGGTCGTTGGTGTCCTGCAACGCCGCGAGCTCACCGGCCAGCACGTGCTCGTTGTGAATGCTGGCCAGCACCGAGGCGACGGCCGGCTTGCAGATGTCGCAACCCCGACCGCGGCCGTGGCTGGCGACCAGCTCGCTGAACGTCCGCGCCCCGCTGAGCCGGACCACCTCGAACAAGTCGCTGCGGGACAGGTCGAAGTGCTCGCACAGGCCGCGGGAGCCCGCGACACCGGCGTCACGCAGCACCGTCGTCATGAGCGGGACACAGGAGCCGCAGGAGGTCCCGGCCCGGGTGCAGGCCTTCAGCGACGGGATGTCGCAAGCCCCGGTCTCGATAGCCGACAGCAGCGCACCCTTGGTCACCGCGTTGCAGGTGCACACCAGGGCGTCGTCCGGCAGGTCCGGGCCGGCACCGGACCCGGCCGGCGCGATGAGCGCCGCGGCCTCGCCGCCCAACGGGCG of the Actinomycetota bacterium genome contains:
- the cobA gene encoding uroporphyrinogen-III C-methyltransferase is translated as MPRSAARPAPGRWPPVKIHGRAGGPARARWSAACTCEVRRAKVARVSTSHGPPAYPILLNLRGRRVLVVGGGPVAARRAGSLARAGARVEVVAPAGCEALLDLVTTGDVGWQRRRYRPDDLAGAWLVQTATGDPQVDAAVLADAETAGVWAVDAGDAGRSAAWVPAVAYGEGGVLVAVGGGRDPGRARALRDAVQHQLDAGELPVRRVRRRPGTGRVYLVGGGPGDPDLLTVRARRLLAAADVVVTDRLAPQAISALLTAGAEVVDVGKAPDRHPMPQQEINALLVARARDGDLVVRLKGGDPFVLGRGGEEAWACAAAGVPVEVVPGVTSAVAVPAAAGIPVTHRGITTSFLVASAHEGVSGLLEQVTAAAAETTLVLLMGVRRLPEVARGLLAQGRPPQTPAAVVSHGWTPQQRTVVGTLGDIATLAADAGLGSPSVVVVGDVVALRAQWGDLGTPSPAAGHNPAVAADAPSPR
- the nirD gene encoding nitrite reductase small subunit NirD — translated: MTAAPALDPAEVARWVPVCDLAALQPERGVAALLDGTQVAIFRLAAGTVAAIGNRDPFSGANVLSRGIVGTRGDADVVFSPMYKQAFDLSTGQCLDDPEVAVPSYPVRVVDDVVHLGVR
- a CDS encoding sirohydrochlorin chelatase, which encodes MGRPGHALTGRRPQPGGGRRRPQPEVNAADRSATPGPRPQPPAWVLLAHGSEDPRHAREIEWLAAGMAGRRPDRAVAVAYLDHQPPDLATAIGALPTRSVVVVPALLSEAFHALVDVPAAVDAAVAGGATVALAAAFGADPAVLAALDELAGERQDGDGLLAVAAGTSDAAARTELAGLVDAWGRRRQQATAVAFAAGAGPTVADGIAALRGRGAATVTAVPLVLAPGRLLDRALAQAAALGAPARPGGLARTGALADLAVRRAEQAEKPG
- a CDS encoding nitrite/sulfite reductase, with the protein product MAPDSTTAPPAPAAAPARRGAARPGRPRGEGQWALGYTEPLNANERFKKDDNGLNVRDRIENRYAYTGFSSIDPSDLRGRMRWWGLYTQRRPGIAGGKTAILEPEELDDEFFMLRIRTDGGVLSSAQLRAIADVSTTFARDTADITDRQNIQLHWIRIEDVPEVWRRLEAVGLTTAEACGDTPRVVLGSPVAGVAADEIIDGTPAIEEITRRYIGDPELSNLPRKFKTTVSGSPQWDAAPEINDISFVGVVHPEHGPGFDLWVGGGLSTNPKLAVRLGAWVPLAEVPEVWVAVVRLFRDYGYRRLRTRARLKFLVADWGAERFRQVLQDEYLRRPLLDGPAPVPPPLGERDHVGVHEQRDGRYYIGAAPMVGRVSGTLLEKLADLADEYAGSRLRLTAQQKLVLLDVAGDRVESLVTALETLGLQVRPSRFRRSTMACTGIEYCKLAIVETKGRAATLVAELEERLPAFDQPLAIHVNGCPNSCARFQVADIGLKGSLVTDDSGEQVEGFQVHLGGALGMEAGFGKSLRGLKVTAAALPEYVERLVRRYDDQREDGESFAHWTTRADEGDLR
- a CDS encoding nitrite reductase large subunit, whose product is MTGKLVVVGHGMVAQRFCEAWRARATPGWQVTVIGAEQRPAYDRVALSSYVSGRSAADLSMVPEGFFDEPGWQLLLGERVVSLDRDSRVVHTATALRIDYDVLVLATGSRPFVPPVPGADLPGVEVYRTLDDLDAIQAHARTARTGAVIGGGLLGLEAAQAMRSLGVQTHVVEAAPRLMPAQVDLGGGAVLRRLIAELGIEVHLAAATESLEAGPDGRVAALRLADGTVVPADMVVFSAGIRPRDELARQSQLPVAPRGGIAVDLGCRTEDPAVYAIGECAAVDGRCYGLVAPGYAQAEVVVDRILGGSATFPGADMSTKLKLLGVDVASFGDAHGDTPGALELVWADHVAGVYKKLVVSDDATTLLGGVLVGDASSYAALRPLVGRPLGGEAAALIAPAGSGAGPDLPDDALVCTCNAVTKGALLSAIETGACDIPSLKACTRAGTSCGSCVPLMTTVLRDAGVAGSRGLCEHFDLSRSDLFEVVRLSGARTFSELVASHGRGRGCDICKPAVASVLASIHNEHVLAGELAALQDTNDHVMANLQRDGTYSVVPRIPGGEITPERLIVIGEVARDFGLYTKITGGQRIDLLGVRLEQLPAVWRRLVDAGFESGHAYGKALRTVKSCVGSTWCRYGVQDSVGLAVELELRYRGLRAPHKVKAGVSGCARECAEARSKDVGIIATENGWNLYVGGNGGFTPRHAQLFASDLDTETLVRYVDRFLMYYVRTADRLQRTAAWLESLDGGLEHLRDVIVEDRLGVCDELDAAMARHVGSYRDEWRATLEDPDKLSRFVGFVNAPQIPDPDVVFVVERDQPRPARPEERQVLLAGPVLPVGAP
- a CDS encoding DUF3052 family protein; amino-acid sequence: MTSSAGYSGTPLPAKLGIRPGSRVLLDGAPPQLAADLLVPLPDAVTIHRRAGRSPYDVVVAFRRTRADLVRGLTADVKRITTSGAVWVAWPKRASGVATDLTEDVIRDVALPLGVVDVKVCAIDATWSGLKLVWRKENRPA
- a CDS encoding phosphoadenylyl-sulfate reductase; the encoded protein is MPTDLLRGLAETGSRAVRATALENGDDPVVVATAALQWARRVLGERLVVASSMGDEVLVHLASEAVPGVDVVFLDTGYHFAETLGTRDAYAATRPLNLLTISPLRTVAEQDAEHGKDLWARNPDLCCALRKVEPLERALAPYDGWVTGMRREDAPTRADIDVISWDAKRGMIKVNPLAGWTQQDVDAYAEANGVLLNPLRELGYASIGCAPCTRAVAPGEDPRAGRWAGKGKVECGLHV
- a CDS encoding uroporphyrinogen-III synthase; translated protein: MASSVPAAPTVAPLAGYTVGITAARRREELGSLLERRGARVVYGPSIRIVPLADDAELLAATRQCVSAPPDIVIATTGIGMRGWLEAAEGWGLAEDLLDRLGRVRLLARGPKARGALRAAGLREEWSPESESSSEVLEHLLTEDLDGVRIVVQEHGEPLPGVTETLRMAGARVVEVPVYRWLPPVDPGPLHRLVEQIATRQLDAVTFTSAPAAASLLATASRLGLYDEVVTALRDDVLVASVGPITAGALESAGIESVVPERSRLGALAREVVAALPRRSPRLPVAGHWLQIRGHAVVVDDDLRTLPPAPMAILRALAARPGVVLPRTVLRTALPGGEDADDHAVEVAIARLRQALGEARLLQTVVKRGYRLAYEPERRVTAGSHDGTHEA
- a CDS encoding rhodanese-like domain-containing protein; translation: MDVPEVGVDDLAQALAAGSAHVIDVREPAEFATGRVPGAVLMPLHTVPARLAEIPTDSDVYVVCEVGGRSWQAAAYLVQRGVRATNVAGGTAQWRARGLPLEA
- a CDS encoding ABC transporter substrate-binding protein, with protein sequence MTLRTRTAPLLLAGVLLTAPAGVAMAAPASSTAPTAAATGSSTPAAPAAVLTVGLVDDVTTLNPFSTDATSLADEVVGLSYERLTTLSANDFAVSPGLAQSWSQSLDGRQWTFTLREARWSDGTTVTAADAKATIDRIVAGELEQQRYGADVQDIDSVSAPDARTLVITVKQPTRVPEHLTFPILPAHVWDPIGDDRLADFTNLPTAGSPVVGSGPFLATEVRPGEWVRLTRNPQWTAPAPHLSEVIFRTYPSPDAVADALGRGEIDVAEDLTPALLASLAGKPGVTAVAGVGTGFTDLALNTGAARTDGTPIGDGNPALRDQRVRAAVSKAVDRAALVQTVLGGRGAPGTSVIPPAYATWHWDPGPSANPAADTAGAAALLDAAGYRLGGDGRRAGPDGTRLTLRLFARQEAPDSQQVADLVRSQLDAVGIGVDVTTMPADELATATAEGKFDLVEYGWDVGPDPTEQLAAFTCAERSHDDNGTLVAGLSDSFYCDPTYDEIFDQQSAETDPGRRATLVATLQRMLYDAAPYVVTAYPDTLEAYRSDRVGGFVAQPAGKGRLLFQQGSVASYLAVTPVAGAPAAPAPQPAGDAGGPAGSGTNWALIAAAVAVAILLVVAAVWWTRRDTGMHARH